From Planctomycetota bacterium, a single genomic window includes:
- a CDS encoding sigma-70 family RNA polymerase sigma factor, translating into MNRPGATSEDYEAFVELLMAHQRRILGFIRSQVRSLDDAEDLMQQTSIVLWRKFDEFDRASDFAAWAFRIARYEVLNHWSKEDVQRRVFSQRTLDQLADMAEAMRPEFDARQSALQECMKHLDGSNRELLEMRYSQSLSPKSIAERIGQSVWAVYRSLQRVHTSLMTCIERRVAGGRS; encoded by the coding sequence ATGAATCGGCCCGGAGCCACAAGCGAAGATTATGAAGCGTTCGTCGAGCTGCTGATGGCGCATCAGCGGCGGATTCTTGGGTTTATCCGCTCGCAGGTGCGGTCGCTGGACGATGCCGAGGACCTGATGCAGCAGACGAGCATCGTGCTTTGGCGCAAGTTCGACGAGTTCGACCGGGCGTCGGATTTCGCGGCGTGGGCATTTCGCATTGCGCGTTACGAGGTGCTCAATCACTGGTCCAAGGAAGATGTGCAGCGCCGGGTGTTCAGCCAGCGGACGCTCGATCAACTGGCCGACATGGCCGAGGCGATGCGACCCGAGTTCGATGCGCGGCAGTCGGCTTTGCAGGAGTGCATGAAACATCTCGACGGGTCCAATCGCGAACTGCTCGAGATGCGGTACAGCCAGTCGTTATCGCCCAAGTCGATCGCCGAGCGGATCGGACAGAGCGTCTGGGCGGTGTATCGGTCGCTTCAGCGGGTGCATACCAGTTTGATGACGTGCATCGAGCGCCGCGTGGCCGGGGGGCGGTCATGA